The following proteins are co-located in the Vigna angularis cultivar LongXiaoDou No.4 chromosome 2, ASM1680809v1, whole genome shotgun sequence genome:
- the LOC108329307 gene encoding alpha-L-arabinofuranosidase 1 isoform X1, whose translation MGSFKALCNVSLLQLFIVLCLVFPCFATDLRTTLVVDASDATGRPIPDTLFGIFFEEINHAGAGGLWAELVSNRGFEAGGPNIPSNIDPWTIIGNESSIIVETDRTSFFDRNKVALRLEVLCDSEGDNICPDEGVGIYNPGFWGMNIEQGKTYKVIFYVRSTESLNLTVSLKGSNGVGNLASSAIMGTADDFSNWTKVETLLVAKATDHNSRLQLATTTKGVIWLDQVSAMPVDTYKGHGFRTELFEMLSALKPKFIRFPGGCFVEGEWLRNAFRWKATVGPWEERPGHFGDVWMYWTDDGLGYFEFLQLAEDLGALPIWVFNNGVSHNDEVDTSAVLPLVQEALDGIEFARGDPTSKWGSLRAAMGHPEPFDLRYVAVGNEDCGKPKYRGNYLKFYHAIRTAYPDIQIISNCDGSSRALDHPADMYDYHVYTNANDMFSRANTFDRTSRNGPKAFVSEYAVTGKDAGTGSLLAALAEAGFLIGLEKNSDVIEMVSYAPLFVNANDRRWNPDAIVFNSYQAYGTPSYWVQLFFSESSGATLLSSSLQSNSSSNSVLASAITFQSSVDNKNYIRIKVVNFGTSAVNLKISIDGLEPNSLQLSGSTKTVLTSGNVMDENSFSQPKKVVPIKSGLQNVGKDLNVTVPPRSFTSFDLLKESSNLKRKGSGSSTWSSM comes from the exons ATGGGTTCATTCAAGGCCTTATGCAATGTTTCTCTGCTCCAATTGTTCATAGTGCTTTGCCTTGTCTTCCCATGCTTTGCTACTGACCTGAGAACAACTCTAGTAGTAGATGCTTCTGATGCAACTGGAAGGCCAATACCAGACACACTTTTTGGCATATTCTTTGAG GAGATCAATCATGCTGGAGCTGGGGGATTATGGGCTGAGCTTGTCAGCAACAGAG GATTTGAAGCTGGGGGCCCTAACATTCCTTCTAATATTGATCCTTGGACAATCATTGGAAATGAATCATCAATAATCGTTGAAACTGATCGTACCTCTTTCTTTGACCGTAACAAGGTTGCACTTCGATTGGAGGTGTTATGTGACAGTGAAGGTGACAACATATGCCCAGATGAAGGTGTTGGTATTTATAACCCTGGTTTCTGGGGCATG AATATTGAGCAAGGGAAGACATACAAAGTGATCTTCTATGTTCGTTCAACTGAATCACTTAATCTAACAGTTTCCTTGAAAGGATCAAATGGTGTAGGGAACCTGGCTTCATCTGCAATCAT GGGTACTGCTGATGATTTTTCAAACTGGACAAAGGTGGAGACTTTATTGGTTGCCAAAGCAACAGATCATAACTCAAGACTTCAATTAGCGACAACCACCAAAGGTGTGATATGGTTAGACCAAGTGTCTGCTATGCCAGTGGATACATATAAG GGACATGGTTTCCGAACTGAACTTTTTGAAATGCTATCAGCTTTGAAACCCAAATTTATCAGATTTCCAG GTGGCTGTTTCGTTGAAGGAGAATGGTTAAGAAATGCATTTCGGTGGAAGGCAACTGTTGGACCATGGGAGGAGAGACCTGGGCACTTTGGTGATGTTTGGATGTATTGGACTGATGATGGACTTGGCTATTTCGAGTTTCTTCAA CTTGCGGAGGACTTGGGTGCTTTACCAATATGGGTATTTAACAATG GTGTCAGCCACAATGATGAAGTTGATACATCTGCGGTTTTACCTCTTGTGCAA GAAGCCCTTGATGGAATTGAGTTCGCAAGAGGTGATCCCACTTCAAAATGGGGTTCTCTTAGAGCTGCTATGGGACACCCTGAGCCATTTGATCTAAGATATGTTGCTGTTGGGAATGAAGATTGTGGAAAACCGAAATATCGTG GAAACTACCTGAAATTCTATCATGCAATAAGAACTGCTTATCCTGATATCCAAATTATCTCAAACTGTGATGGTTCTTCTCGGGCTTTAGATCATCCAGCTGATATGTATGATTATCAT GTTTATACAAATGCGAATGACATGTTTTCTAGAGCTAACACATTTGACCGCACATCACGAAATGGTCCAAAG GCTTTTGTAAGTGAATATGCTGTGACTGGAAAAGATGCTGGAACAGGAAGCCTTTTGGCAGCCCTAGCTGAAGCCGGGTTCCTTATTGGACTCGAAAAGAACAG TGATGTCATCGAAATGGTCAGCTACGCTCCACTTTTTGTTAATGCCAATGACAGGAG GTGGAACCCAGATGCAATTGTGTTCAACTCTTATCAGGCTTATGGAACTCCTAGCTATTGGGTGCAATTATTTTTCTCAGAGTCAAGTGGAGCAACACTTCTAAGTTCATCACTTCAATCCAATTCTTCCTCCAATTCAGTCCTTGCATCAGCAATAACATTTCAAAGTTCTGtagataacaaaaattatatacgaaTAAAG GTTGTGAACTTTGGCACCAGCGCAGTGAACCTGAAGATCTCTATTGATGGACTAGAACCAAATTCATTGCAGTTATCTGGATCAACAAAGACTGTGCTTACATCTGGAAATGTAATGGATGAGAACTCCTTCTCACAGCCAAAGAAG GTGGTGCCAATTAAGAGTGGACTTCAGAATGTTGGGAAGGACCTGAATGTGACAGTCCCTCCACGTTCATTCACATCATTTGACTTGCTGAAAGAATCCAGTAATCTGAAGAGGAAGGGGAGTGGTTCTTCTACGTGGTCTTCTATGTAA
- the LOC108329307 gene encoding alpha-L-arabinofuranosidase 1 isoform X2 — MLLMQLEGQYQTHFLAYSLRRSIMLELGDYGLSLSATENIEQGKTYKVIFYVRSTESLNLTVSLKGSNGVGNLASSAIMGTADDFSNWTKVETLLVAKATDHNSRLQLATTTKGVIWLDQVSAMPVDTYKGHGFRTELFEMLSALKPKFIRFPGGCFVEGEWLRNAFRWKATVGPWEERPGHFGDVWMYWTDDGLGYFEFLQLAEDLGALPIWVFNNGVSHNDEVDTSAVLPLVQEALDGIEFARGDPTSKWGSLRAAMGHPEPFDLRYVAVGNEDCGKPKYRGNYLKFYHAIRTAYPDIQIISNCDGSSRALDHPADMYDYHVYTNANDMFSRANTFDRTSRNGPKAFVSEYAVTGKDAGTGSLLAALAEAGFLIGLEKNSDVIEMVSYAPLFVNANDRRWNPDAIVFNSYQAYGTPSYWVQLFFSESSGATLLSSSLQSNSSSNSVLASAITFQSSVDNKNYIRIKVVNFGTSAVNLKISIDGLEPNSLQLSGSTKTVLTSGNVMDENSFSQPKKVVPIKSGLQNVGKDLNVTVPPRSFTSFDLLKESSNLKRKGSGSSTWSSM, encoded by the exons ATGCTTCTGATGCAACTGGAAGGCCAATACCAGACACACTTTTTGGCATATTCTTTGAG GAGATCAATCATGCTGGAGCTGGGGGATTATGGGCTGAGCTTGTCAGCAACAGAG AATATTGAGCAAGGGAAGACATACAAAGTGATCTTCTATGTTCGTTCAACTGAATCACTTAATCTAACAGTTTCCTTGAAAGGATCAAATGGTGTAGGGAACCTGGCTTCATCTGCAATCAT GGGTACTGCTGATGATTTTTCAAACTGGACAAAGGTGGAGACTTTATTGGTTGCCAAAGCAACAGATCATAACTCAAGACTTCAATTAGCGACAACCACCAAAGGTGTGATATGGTTAGACCAAGTGTCTGCTATGCCAGTGGATACATATAAG GGACATGGTTTCCGAACTGAACTTTTTGAAATGCTATCAGCTTTGAAACCCAAATTTATCAGATTTCCAG GTGGCTGTTTCGTTGAAGGAGAATGGTTAAGAAATGCATTTCGGTGGAAGGCAACTGTTGGACCATGGGAGGAGAGACCTGGGCACTTTGGTGATGTTTGGATGTATTGGACTGATGATGGACTTGGCTATTTCGAGTTTCTTCAA CTTGCGGAGGACTTGGGTGCTTTACCAATATGGGTATTTAACAATG GTGTCAGCCACAATGATGAAGTTGATACATCTGCGGTTTTACCTCTTGTGCAA GAAGCCCTTGATGGAATTGAGTTCGCAAGAGGTGATCCCACTTCAAAATGGGGTTCTCTTAGAGCTGCTATGGGACACCCTGAGCCATTTGATCTAAGATATGTTGCTGTTGGGAATGAAGATTGTGGAAAACCGAAATATCGTG GAAACTACCTGAAATTCTATCATGCAATAAGAACTGCTTATCCTGATATCCAAATTATCTCAAACTGTGATGGTTCTTCTCGGGCTTTAGATCATCCAGCTGATATGTATGATTATCAT GTTTATACAAATGCGAATGACATGTTTTCTAGAGCTAACACATTTGACCGCACATCACGAAATGGTCCAAAG GCTTTTGTAAGTGAATATGCTGTGACTGGAAAAGATGCTGGAACAGGAAGCCTTTTGGCAGCCCTAGCTGAAGCCGGGTTCCTTATTGGACTCGAAAAGAACAG TGATGTCATCGAAATGGTCAGCTACGCTCCACTTTTTGTTAATGCCAATGACAGGAG GTGGAACCCAGATGCAATTGTGTTCAACTCTTATCAGGCTTATGGAACTCCTAGCTATTGGGTGCAATTATTTTTCTCAGAGTCAAGTGGAGCAACACTTCTAAGTTCATCACTTCAATCCAATTCTTCCTCCAATTCAGTCCTTGCATCAGCAATAACATTTCAAAGTTCTGtagataacaaaaattatatacgaaTAAAG GTTGTGAACTTTGGCACCAGCGCAGTGAACCTGAAGATCTCTATTGATGGACTAGAACCAAATTCATTGCAGTTATCTGGATCAACAAAGACTGTGCTTACATCTGGAAATGTAATGGATGAGAACTCCTTCTCACAGCCAAAGAAG GTGGTGCCAATTAAGAGTGGACTTCAGAATGTTGGGAAGGACCTGAATGTGACAGTCCCTCCACGTTCATTCACATCATTTGACTTGCTGAAAGAATCCAGTAATCTGAAGAGGAAGGGGAGTGGTTCTTCTACGTGGTCTTCTATGTAA